One stretch of Deinococcus ficus DNA includes these proteins:
- a CDS encoding ParA family protein → MLLPREVFGLHVIPSHINLSLAEAQISGQIGAVMALRGALQAARDRYDVVLIDSPPSLGQLAALGALASDLIVVPVLTSQKGVDALPGLERALGMYRKLRPELRVGLYVPTMYDGRRLHDREVLTALQGTLPALTEPVPLRGAVWLDSTAAGQPVGVYAPGSPQHQDVQALTRSVAALIGSGA, encoded by the coding sequence GTGCTTCTCCCCCGCGAGGTGTTTGGCCTGCACGTGATTCCCAGTCACATCAACCTCTCGCTCGCCGAGGCGCAGATCAGCGGGCAGATCGGGGCCGTGATGGCCCTGCGCGGCGCCCTGCAGGCGGCCCGGGACCGGTACGACGTGGTGCTGATCGACAGCCCGCCCAGCCTGGGGCAGCTGGCGGCGCTGGGCGCCCTCGCGTCGGACCTGATCGTGGTGCCGGTCCTGACGTCACAGAAGGGCGTGGACGCCCTGCCGGGCCTGGAGCGGGCGCTGGGGATGTACCGCAAGCTCCGCCCGGAGCTGCGGGTGGGCCTGTACGTCCCGACCATGTACGACGGCCGCCGCCTGCATGACCGGGAGGTCCTCACGGCCCTGCAGGGCACCCTGCCGGCCCTGACGGAACCGGTGCCGCTGCGGGGCGCGGTGTGGCTGGACAGCACGGCGGCCGGGCAGCCGGTCGGGGTATACGCGCCGGGCTCCCCTCAGCACCAGGACGTGCAGGCCTTGACGCGGTCCGTGGCGGCCCTGATCGGGAGCGGCGCGTGA
- a CDS encoding zinc ribbon domain-containing protein, whose translation MTHTAPQSRRNEPDHYDVPAHHGSYPTFALLIEQGVVVPLPRPEDERADPLKGVRSAQTYRLAPGVLPVVTGDRHLTLAGQSIQADLYRLPAHAYAALVEASPDHRAPLCLDVAFTLAREPDVNVCDVRLVLEQSAAHAPRHLDAPHLVPSTLPLKSSWLPEDTLLHMTPGGHWFVTLTFRTTWLTRPLPTERGRVALDLGLFPLTTAVHEDGRVQVFHSTPLTLPDRAGLSRAAQLLHDQIVYANGRQDAEQVTGYLFMHASTVIAEQLRIPNMDRGYVHRSRDHALLDHHHAALPQALNAARIPLYRLPAGYTSTECPHDTCRHVSPANRHGSRFICVRCGFTTDAHVVAGMNLLRRHERTARRHVRR comes from the coding sequence ATGACCCACACCGCCCCCCAGAGCCGCCGCAACGAACCCGACCACTACGACGTGCCCGCACACCACGGCAGCTACCCCACCTTCGCGCTGCTCATCGAGCAGGGTGTCGTCGTGCCCCTCCCCCGGCCCGAGGACGAGCGCGCCGACCCCCTCAAGGGCGTCCGCTCCGCCCAGACCTACCGCCTCGCCCCCGGCGTCCTGCCGGTCGTGACCGGGGACCGCCACCTCACCCTGGCCGGGCAGTCCATCCAGGCCGACCTCTACCGTCTGCCCGCCCACGCCTACGCCGCCCTGGTCGAGGCCAGCCCGGACCACCGCGCTCCCCTGTGCCTGGACGTCGCGTTCACCCTCGCCCGCGAGCCCGACGTGAATGTCTGCGACGTCCGCCTCGTCCTCGAGCAAAGCGCCGCGCACGCCCCACGGCACCTTGACGCTCCCCACCTCGTCCCGTCCACCCTGCCGCTCAAGTCCTCCTGGCTGCCGGAAGACACGCTCCTCCACATGACGCCCGGCGGGCACTGGTTCGTCACCCTGACGTTCCGGACGACCTGGCTCACCCGGCCGCTCCCCACGGAACGTGGACGGGTCGCCCTAGACCTCGGCCTCTTCCCGCTGACCACCGCCGTGCACGAGGACGGACGGGTGCAGGTGTTCCACTCCACGCCCCTGACCCTGCCCGACCGCGCTGGCCTTTCCCGCGCCGCCCAGCTCCTGCACGACCAGATCGTGTACGCCAACGGACGCCAGGACGCCGAGCAGGTCACCGGCTACCTGTTCATGCACGCGTCCACCGTGATCGCCGAACAGCTGCGGATCCCGAACATGGATCGCGGGTACGTTCACCGCTCCCGCGACCACGCCCTCCTCGACCACCACCACGCCGCGCTGCCCCAGGCCCTCAACGCCGCGCGCATTCCCCTGTACCGCCTCCCGGCCGGGTACACCAGCACCGAGTGCCCCCACGACACCTGCCGGCACGTCAGCCCGGCCAACCGCCACGGGTCCCGGTTCATCTGCGTGCGCTGCGGCTTCACGACGGACGCGCACGTCGTGGCCGGGATGAACCTGCTGCGCCGCCACGAGCGCACTGCCCGGCGGCACGTCCGCCGCTGA
- a CDS encoding ABC transporter substrate-binding protein: MKTTALTLSALTLLTAAAAVTVKHERGTLDLKTPAKRVVALEYSFLDTLLALGVKPVGATLGTQGGDRGAPPYLAGRVAGITSTGSRAQPSFELMAASKPDLILADAFVHTDIYPQLSRVAPTAAFQSRRGSLDDLNAQTLAIGQLVGREAAARRLLADQKSLISKARAFANPKAPAFVAGVVTPKSFTVHTNESFVGSFLEDLGRKNAVKVRGTETQYELSLEGLVALQPQTLILFTAPDETPITESWKKNPLWQKLPAVARGRVYEFNRDNWTRGRGPLALKLMVAETIKSRLLQDAAPTADFRY, translated from the coding sequence ATGAAGACAACCGCCCTGACCCTGAGCGCCCTGACCCTGCTGACCGCCGCGGCCGCCGTGACCGTCAAGCACGAGCGCGGCACCCTGGACCTCAAGACCCCCGCCAAGCGCGTCGTGGCGCTGGAGTACTCCTTCCTGGACACCCTGCTCGCCCTGGGCGTCAAACCCGTCGGGGCCACCCTGGGCACCCAGGGCGGCGACCGGGGCGCGCCCCCCTACCTGGCCGGGCGCGTGGCCGGCATCACCTCCACCGGCAGCCGCGCGCAGCCCAGCTTCGAGCTGATGGCCGCCAGCAAACCCGACCTGATCCTCGCGGACGCCTTCGTGCACACCGACATCTACCCGCAGCTCTCCCGCGTGGCGCCCACCGCCGCCTTCCAGAGCCGGCGCGGCAGCCTGGACGACCTGAACGCCCAGACGCTCGCCATCGGGCAGCTCGTCGGCCGCGAAGCCGCCGCCCGGCGCCTGCTCGCCGACCAGAAGAGCCTGATTAGCAAGGCCCGGGCCTTCGCCAACCCCAAGGCGCCGGCCTTCGTGGCGGGCGTCGTCACGCCCAAGTCCTTCACCGTGCACACCAACGAGAGCTTCGTCGGCAGTTTCCTGGAGGACCTCGGGCGGAAGAACGCCGTGAAGGTCCGCGGCACCGAAACGCAGTACGAGCTGTCCCTGGAAGGCCTGGTGGCGCTGCAGCCGCAGACGCTGATCCTGTTCACCGCGCCCGACGAGACGCCCATCACCGAAAGCTGGAAGAAAAACCCCCTGTGGCAGAAGCTGCCGGCCGTCGCCCGCGGCCGCGTGTACGAGTTCAACCGCGACAACTGGACCCGCGGCCGCGGTCCGCTCGCGCTGAAACTGATGGTGGCCGAGACGATCAAGAGCCGCCTGCTGCAAGACGCCGCCCCCACCGCCGACTTCAGGTACTGA
- a CDS encoding FecCD family ABC transporter permease: MTSAPLPLTRPRSTRPLWLFAGVVAVFGALLGSLALGATDLPLDRTLAVLLHPDDTNESLIVHTLRLPRTLVALLAGAALGVSGLMLQGVTRNPLADPGILGVEAGGALGILLMVVFFPAAPGWAFVPAAFAGGTLAALVAYSVARSVGITPLRLALAGVAVASLVGAATRSVQILFEDRAQGALFALSGSVAGRGWEQVAQLGPWLTAGLLAALLLTPKLNILSLGEDVARSLGSRTEQDSAVITGLGVLLAAASVSVVGPIGFVGLVVPHAARALVGPDHRYALPLAALLGASFLTAADIVARLIARPAETPVGILVAAAGAPFFVLLARRIGR; encoded by the coding sequence ATGACCAGCGCCCCCCTCCCCCTGACCCGACCCCGCAGCACGCGGCCCCTGTGGCTCTTCGCGGGGGTCGTCGCCGTCTTCGGGGCGCTGCTCGGCTCCCTCGCCCTGGGCGCCACCGACCTGCCCCTGGACCGCACCCTGGCCGTGCTGCTCCACCCGGACGACACCAACGAGAGCCTGATCGTGCACACCCTGCGCCTCCCCCGCACTCTGGTCGCCCTGCTCGCCGGTGCGGCCCTGGGCGTCTCGGGCCTGATGCTGCAGGGCGTCACCCGCAATCCCCTCGCCGACCCCGGCATCCTGGGCGTCGAGGCGGGCGGGGCGCTCGGCATCCTGCTGATGGTGGTGTTCTTCCCCGCCGCGCCCGGCTGGGCCTTCGTGCCCGCCGCGTTCGCCGGCGGGACCCTGGCCGCCCTGGTGGCGTACTCCGTGGCGCGCAGCGTGGGCATCACGCCCCTGCGCCTGGCGCTCGCCGGCGTGGCCGTCGCCAGCCTGGTCGGCGCGGCCACCCGCTCCGTGCAGATCCTCTTCGAGGACCGTGCCCAGGGCGCCCTGTTCGCGCTGTCCGGCAGCGTCGCCGGGCGCGGCTGGGAACAGGTGGCCCAGCTCGGCCCCTGGCTGACGGCCGGGCTGCTCGCCGCGCTGCTCCTCACGCCCAAACTCAACATCCTCTCCCTCGGCGAGGACGTCGCCCGCAGCCTCGGCAGCCGCACCGAACAGGACTCGGCGGTGATCACCGGGCTGGGCGTGCTGCTGGCCGCCGCGTCCGTGAGCGTGGTCGGCCCGATCGGCTTCGTGGGCCTGGTCGTGCCGCACGCCGCCCGCGCCCTGGTCGGCCCGGACCACCGTTACGCCCTGCCGCTCGCCGCGCTGCTGGGCGCCTCGTTCCTGACCGCAGCCGACATCGTCGCCCGCCTGATCGCCCGCCCCGCCGAGACGCCCGTCGGCATTCTCGTCGCCGCCGCCGGCGCACCGTTCTTCGTGCTGCTGGCCCGCCGGATCGGCCGCTGA
- a CDS encoding branched-chain amino acid ABC transporter permease: protein MQIFDPAIFPILAADGLTNGAIYALLALSIVLVFAVTRVIFIPIGEFVVYGTLTLAALQLGKVPGTVGLLLALLALAAVLEAVSLLRAGRGRNALITLGGAAIAGVVVWFLAGALAPMKLPLWVQSLLTLLIIVPMGPLLYRVVYQPLQNASVLVLLIASVALHMVMTGLALVFFGPEGSRTPPFLEGQLGSGALTINWQNVLVMLASGLLMLGLFLFFERTMAGKALRATAVNRVGARLVGISPTSAGTLTFLLAAVIGALSGMLIGPTVAMTYDSGFLIGLKGFIGAIIGGLVSFPLAAAGAVLVGLIESFASFSLSAWKEVIVFTLILPVLLWRSLTTRHIPEDEE from the coding sequence GTGCAGATCTTTGATCCGGCCATTTTTCCCATCCTTGCCGCCGACGGCCTGACCAACGGCGCGATCTACGCCCTGCTGGCGCTGTCCATCGTGCTGGTGTTCGCGGTGACCCGAGTGATCTTCATTCCGATCGGGGAGTTCGTGGTGTACGGCACCCTGACCCTCGCCGCCCTTCAGCTCGGGAAGGTGCCGGGCACGGTGGGGCTGCTGCTGGCCCTGCTGGCCCTGGCGGCGGTGCTGGAGGCGGTCAGCCTGCTTCGCGCGGGTCGCGGACGAAACGCCCTGATCACTCTGGGCGGCGCCGCCATTGCCGGTGTGGTCGTGTGGTTCCTGGCCGGGGCGCTCGCGCCGATGAAGCTGCCCCTGTGGGTGCAGTCGCTGCTGACGCTCCTGATCATCGTGCCGATGGGGCCGCTGCTCTACCGCGTGGTGTACCAGCCGCTGCAGAACGCCTCGGTGCTGGTCCTCCTGATCGCGTCGGTCGCCCTGCACATGGTGATGACCGGCCTGGCGCTGGTGTTCTTCGGCCCGGAAGGTTCGCGTACGCCGCCCTTCCTGGAGGGGCAGCTGGGCAGCGGGGCCCTGACCATCAATTGGCAGAACGTGCTGGTGATGCTCGCCTCGGGCCTGCTGATGCTGGGGCTGTTCCTGTTCTTCGAGCGCACCATGGCCGGCAAGGCCCTGCGCGCCACAGCCGTGAACCGGGTGGGGGCGCGCCTGGTGGGCATCAGCCCGACGTCCGCCGGCACCCTGACCTTCCTGCTGGCGGCGGTGATCGGGGCGCTGAGCGGCATGCTGATCGGGCCGACGGTCGCCATGACCTACGACAGCGGCTTCCTGATTGGCCTGAAGGGTTTCATCGGCGCGATCATCGGTGGGCTGGTGAGCTTCCCCCTGGCGGCGGCGGGCGCGGTGCTGGTCGGCCTGATCGAGAGTTTCGCGTCGTTCAGCCTGTCCGCGTGGAAGGAAGTGATCGTGTTCACGCTGATCCTGCCGGTGCTGCTGTGGCGCAGCCTGACCACCCGGCACATCCCGGAGGACGAGGAATGA
- a CDS encoding ABC transporter ATP-binding protein yields the protein MTAPTLLEVTDLHTRYGRVEALSGVSLHVPDGHIVSVIGANGAGKTTLMNSIMGLLPSQGGLTYRGENLQNVSLEGRVARGICLVPERRDLFASMTVADNLTLGAYSRRRSNWKADLDDVYRRFPRLLERRTQLAGTLSGGEQQMLAIGRALMARPTLLLLDEPSLGLAPLIVRDILNIVRQLRSDGVTVLLVEQNARASLAISDEAYVLETGAVKMSGPAQDLARNDELTASYLGG from the coding sequence ATGACCGCCCCCACCCTGCTTGAAGTCACCGACCTGCACACCCGCTACGGCCGCGTCGAGGCGCTGTCCGGCGTGAGCCTGCACGTGCCCGACGGACACATCGTCTCCGTGATCGGCGCGAACGGCGCCGGCAAGACCACCCTGATGAATTCCATCATGGGCCTGCTGCCCAGCCAGGGCGGCCTGACCTACCGCGGCGAGAACCTCCAGAACGTCTCCCTGGAAGGGCGTGTGGCCCGCGGCATCTGCCTCGTTCCGGAACGCCGGGACCTGTTCGCCAGCATGACCGTCGCCGACAACCTCACCCTCGGCGCGTACAGCCGCCGCCGCAGCAACTGGAAGGCGGACCTGGACGACGTGTACCGCCGCTTCCCGCGCCTGCTGGAACGCCGCACGCAGCTCGCCGGGACGCTCTCCGGCGGGGAGCAGCAGATGCTCGCCATCGGCCGGGCCCTGATGGCCCGGCCCACCCTGCTGCTGCTCGACGAACCCAGCCTGGGGCTCGCGCCCCTGATCGTCCGCGACATCCTCAACATCGTCCGTCAGCTCAGGAGTGACGGCGTGACCGTCCTGCTCGTCGAGCAGAACGCGCGGGCCAGCCTCGCGATCAGCGACGAGGCGTACGTCCTCGAAACCGGCGCCGTGAAGATGAGCGGACCCGCCCAGGACCTTGCCCGGAATGACGAATTGACTGCCAGCTACCTCGGCGGATGA
- a CDS encoding ABC transporter ATP-binding protein — protein sequence MTQPPSPLSTENLRLGYGQQVIIPELNLRVAGGKVTSIIGPNGCGKSTLLRALARLLPLQGGGIQLYGQALHALPGREVARRLAILPQGPTAPEGLSVEELVWFGRHPHQGRFPVRREEDRTAVQWALDQTGMRIFAGRPLDALSGGQRQRAWIAMSLAQQTDILLLDEPTTYLDLSHQLEVLHLAQRLNREQGKTVVMVLHDLNQAVRYSDEIIAMKGGEVYAQGPAGDVLTHDLLADVFGLKAHLLPDPDTGKPHVIPYALTR from the coding sequence ATGACCCAACCCCCCTCCCCCCTGTCCACGGAGAACCTGCGCCTCGGGTACGGCCAGCAGGTCATCATTCCCGAACTGAACCTGCGCGTCGCCGGCGGGAAGGTCACCAGCATCATCGGCCCGAACGGCTGCGGCAAAAGCACCCTGCTGCGCGCCCTGGCCCGGCTGCTGCCCCTTCAGGGCGGCGGCATCCAGCTGTACGGGCAGGCGCTGCACGCCCTGCCAGGCCGCGAGGTCGCCCGCCGCCTCGCCATCCTCCCGCAGGGCCCCACCGCGCCCGAAGGCCTCAGCGTGGAGGAGCTCGTGTGGTTCGGCCGGCACCCGCACCAGGGCCGCTTCCCGGTCCGCCGCGAGGAGGACCGCACGGCCGTGCAGTGGGCGCTCGACCAGACCGGCATGCGCATCTTCGCCGGCCGGCCCCTGGACGCCCTCAGCGGCGGGCAGCGGCAGCGCGCCTGGATCGCCATGAGCCTCGCGCAGCAGACCGACATCCTGCTGCTTGACGAACCCACCACCTACCTCGACCTCTCGCACCAGCTCGAAGTGCTGCACCTCGCGCAGCGCCTGAACCGCGAACAGGGCAAGACGGTCGTGATGGTCCTCCACGACCTGAACCAGGCCGTGCGCTACAGCGACGAGATCATCGCCATGAAAGGCGGCGAGGTGTACGCGCAGGGCCCCGCCGGGGACGTCCTCACCCACGACCTGCTCGCCGACGTCTTCGGCCTCAAGGCCCATCTGCTGCCCGACCCGGACACCGGCAAACCCCACGTGATCCCCTACGCCCTGACGCGCTGA
- a CDS encoding FecCD family ABC transporter permease has product MTGAPAPGFAARYTTPRAVTVALLLTALTLLLGVLALGLGAVRTPAPDVLRVLTGGGDDLTRQLVLELRAPRILTAVLTGAMFAASGAMLQGVIRNPLASPDIIGVGAGAGLAATAFLLAWPDAPPGGLPWAALAGAWGGFGLVLLLSHEWQGRRRGALHPVRLALVGVAVAAALGAAQQLILVRAPDGLGSALSFLTGSVYGADAARVTRVLPWALILLPAGLLLSRTLDVLNLGEDLATSLGTRVGAARLLALSVAVALAGAAVTGAGILGFVGLLAPHLARLLVGGKHGRLLPVAMLLGALLVLAADTLGRALLPPLEVPAGIFTTLVGAPYFLYLLRNTR; this is encoded by the coding sequence ATGACCGGCGCCCCCGCTCCCGGGTTCGCGGCCCGCTACACCACGCCCCGGGCAGTGACCGTGGCGTTGCTGCTCACGGCGCTGACCCTGCTGCTGGGCGTGCTGGCCCTGGGCCTCGGGGCGGTCCGCACGCCCGCCCCGGACGTGCTGCGCGTCCTCACCGGCGGCGGGGACGACCTGACCCGGCAGCTCGTGCTCGAACTCCGCGCGCCGCGCATCCTCACGGCGGTCCTGACCGGGGCCATGTTCGCGGCGTCCGGCGCGATGCTGCAGGGCGTGATCCGCAACCCCCTGGCCTCCCCCGACATCATCGGCGTGGGCGCCGGCGCAGGACTGGCGGCCACCGCGTTCCTGCTCGCCTGGCCGGACGCCCCGCCCGGCGGGCTGCCCTGGGCGGCGCTGGCCGGCGCGTGGGGCGGGTTCGGGCTGGTGCTGCTGCTTTCCCACGAATGGCAGGGCCGGCGCCGCGGCGCGCTGCATCCCGTCCGCCTGGCCCTCGTGGGCGTCGCCGTGGCCGCGGCCCTGGGCGCCGCGCAGCAGCTGATCCTGGTGCGCGCCCCGGACGGCCTGGGCTCCGCCCTGAGCTTCCTGACCGGCAGCGTGTACGGCGCCGACGCCGCCCGCGTCACCCGCGTGCTGCCCTGGGCGCTGATCCTGCTGCCGGCCGGCCTGCTGCTCTCCCGCACCCTGGACGTCCTGAACCTCGGTGAGGACCTCGCCACCAGCCTCGGCACCCGCGTCGGCGCGGCGCGGCTGCTGGCCCTCAGTGTCGCCGTGGCGCTGGCCGGCGCGGCCGTGACCGGCGCCGGCATCCTGGGCTTCGTGGGCCTGCTTGCCCCGCACCTCGCGCGGCTCCTCGTGGGCGGCAAGCACGGCCGGCTGCTGCCGGTCGCCATGCTCCTCGGCGCCCTGCTCGTCCTGGCCGCCGACACCCTCGGTCGCGCCCTGCTGCCCCCGCTGGAAGTCCCCGCCGGGATCTTCACCACCCTGGTCGGCGCGCCCTACTTCCTGTACCTCCTCCGGAACACCCGGTGA
- a CDS encoding ParB/RepB/Spo0J family partition protein translates to MTRRQKRPERDLTQLLGRSAELVKDAPAGVQTLPVGSLRPWAQQPRRAFAQQGLDDLAASLRAQGVLQPLLVRPVDGGHEIVAGERRWRAAQLAGLTDVPVHVRELTDEQAMIAALTENLQREDLNLYEEVSGTVHLLALALGADFDATRQRLYAAAREGGADVEVIETVFARAGLGNWRSFTSNKLRILNWPAVVLQAMQEDALPYTLAGVVAGARPEHQAELLTLAREGASIRDLKARLAALEDKPSRLLVDEARAARIGRKVGSVKWLRTLNDQEQRELNKWLARMPDAVKKALGES, encoded by the coding sequence GTGACCCGGCGCCAGAAACGCCCGGAGCGGGACCTCACGCAGCTCCTGGGTCGCTCCGCGGAGCTCGTGAAGGACGCCCCAGCGGGTGTGCAGACGCTGCCGGTCGGGAGCCTGCGGCCGTGGGCGCAGCAGCCGCGGCGGGCGTTCGCGCAGCAGGGCCTCGACGACCTGGCCGCCAGCCTCCGGGCGCAGGGCGTGCTGCAGCCGCTGCTGGTCCGCCCGGTGGACGGCGGGCACGAGATCGTCGCTGGCGAGCGCCGCTGGCGGGCCGCGCAGCTGGCCGGGCTGACCGACGTGCCCGTGCACGTGCGCGAACTGACCGACGAGCAGGCGATGATCGCCGCCCTGACGGAGAACCTGCAGCGCGAGGACCTGAACCTGTACGAGGAGGTCTCCGGCACCGTGCACCTGCTGGCGCTGGCCCTGGGCGCGGACTTCGACGCCACCCGGCAGCGCCTGTACGCCGCGGCGCGCGAGGGCGGGGCGGACGTCGAGGTGATCGAGACCGTGTTCGCCCGGGCCGGCCTGGGCAACTGGCGGAGCTTCACCAGCAACAAGCTCCGGATCCTGAACTGGCCGGCGGTGGTCCTGCAGGCCATGCAGGAGGACGCCCTGCCGTACACCCTGGCCGGGGTGGTCGCCGGCGCGCGCCCCGAGCACCAGGCGGAGCTGCTGACCCTGGCCAGGGAGGGGGCAAGCATCCGGGACCTCAAGGCCCGCCTCGCGGCGCTGGAAGACAAGCCGAGCCGCCTGCTGGTGGATGAGGCGCGCGCGGCCCGGATCGGCCGGAAGGTGGGGAGCGTGAAGTGGCTGCGCACCCTGAACGACCAGGAGCAGCGGGAACTGAACAAGTGGCTCGCGCGCATGCCCGACGCGGTGAAAAAGGCCCTCGGGGAGAGTTGA
- a CDS encoding ABC transporter permease subunit: MIPVTEQAISTNPPRVTPRVLLGGALLLLALVLPAFLPLFQVTIMTNIMIFAIVAIGLVLLTGVIGLTSFGHAAFMGVGAYATAVLTTKYGLSPWLGLPAGLLTTALVAWTLGLVTLRMSGHYLPLATIAWGMSLFYIFGNTPALGGFTGITDIPPITLFGTPLTSPRQYAYLTLLALGVVMTLTAFLLQSRVGRAMRALRGGPVVAEAFGVNNFRMKVEVFVISALFASLAGWLYAHAQRFVNPTPFSVSEGINYLFMAVVGGINYVLGGLFGAALITQLREQLQTLLPKLLNAQGNFEVIVFGILVILTLQFARRGLWPLIERLLPQDRIRILPQDTRLPERPKPAAGTPLLSVRNAVKQFGGLKAVNDVSFDLHAGEILGLIGPNGAGKSTMFNLITGVNPATSGQIQFMDREIGRADAGSIHRLGLARTFQHVHLLPDLTLLENTMMGGYARAKAGMLQSMLHLERAEEAALQHEALAQLQRVGLGEQAFDLAGNLALGQQRILEVARALVADPTLLLLDEPAAGLRYGEKQELSALLKRLRDEGVTILIVEHDMDLVMNLVDRLVVMNYGQKLAEGSPAEIRGNQDVREAYLGVDMTEEASA, encoded by the coding sequence ATGATTCCGGTGACCGAGCAGGCCATCTCCACCAACCCGCCGCGGGTGACGCCCCGCGTGCTGCTGGGCGGCGCGCTGCTGCTGCTGGCCCTGGTGCTGCCGGCCTTCCTGCCGCTGTTCCAGGTGACGATCATGACGAACATCATGATCTTCGCCATCGTCGCGATCGGGCTGGTGCTGCTCACCGGCGTGATCGGCCTGACGTCTTTCGGGCACGCCGCGTTCATGGGGGTCGGCGCGTACGCCACGGCGGTGCTTACCACGAAGTACGGCCTGAGCCCGTGGCTGGGCCTGCCGGCCGGGCTGCTTACCACGGCCCTCGTGGCCTGGACGCTGGGCCTGGTGACCCTACGCATGTCCGGGCACTACCTGCCGCTCGCGACCATTGCCTGGGGCATGAGCCTCTTCTACATCTTCGGGAACACGCCGGCGTTGGGCGGCTTCACCGGCATCACCGACATTCCCCCCATCACGCTCTTCGGCACGCCGCTCACTTCCCCGCGGCAGTACGCGTACCTCACCTTGCTGGCCCTGGGGGTCGTGATGACCCTCACGGCGTTCCTGCTGCAGAGCCGGGTGGGCCGCGCCATGCGCGCCCTGCGCGGCGGACCGGTTGTGGCCGAGGCGTTCGGCGTGAACAACTTCCGCATGAAGGTCGAGGTGTTCGTGATCTCCGCGCTGTTCGCGTCCCTGGCCGGCTGGCTGTACGCGCACGCCCAGCGCTTCGTGAACCCCACTCCCTTCAGTGTGTCCGAGGGCATCAACTACCTGTTCATGGCCGTGGTCGGCGGCATCAATTACGTGCTGGGCGGCCTGTTCGGCGCGGCCCTGATCACGCAGCTGCGCGAGCAGCTTCAGACGCTGCTGCCGAAATTGCTGAACGCGCAGGGGAACTTCGAGGTGATCGTTTTCGGCATCCTCGTGATCTTGACGCTGCAGTTCGCGCGCCGGGGCCTGTGGCCGCTGATCGAGCGTCTGCTCCCCCAGGACCGCATCCGTATCCTCCCGCAGGACACGCGCCTGCCCGAGCGGCCCAAGCCGGCGGCCGGCACGCCGCTCCTGAGTGTCCGCAACGCCGTGAAGCAGTTCGGCGGCCTGAAGGCCGTGAACGACGTGTCCTTCGACCTGCACGCCGGGGAGATCCTGGGCCTGATCGGCCCGAACGGCGCCGGGAAAAGCACCATGTTCAACCTGATCACCGGCGTGAACCCCGCCACCAGCGGCCAGATCCAGTTCATGGACCGCGAGATCGGCCGCGCCGACGCCGGCAGCATTCACCGCCTGGGCTTGGCGCGCACCTTCCAGCACGTGCACCTGCTGCCCGACCTGACCCTGCTGGAGAACACCATGATGGGCGGGTACGCCCGCGCCAAGGCCGGCATGCTGCAGAGCATGCTGCACCTCGAGCGCGCGGAGGAGGCCGCCCTGCAGCACGAGGCCCTGGCGCAGCTGCAGCGCGTCGGGCTCGGCGAGCAGGCCTTCGACCTCGCCGGGAACCTCGCCCTGGGCCAGCAGCGCATCCTGGAAGTCGCCCGCGCCCTGGTCGCCGACCCCACCCTGCTGCTGCTCGACGAACCGGCCGCCGGGCTGCGCTACGGCGAGAAGCAGGAACTCAGCGCACTGCTCAAACGCCTGCGGGACGAGGGCGTCACCATCCTGATCGTGGAGCACGACATGGACCTTGTCATGAACCTCGTCGACCGCCTGGTCGTCATGAACTACGGGCAGAAACTCGCCGAGGGGAGCCCCGCCGAGATCCGCGGCAACCAGGATGTCCGCGAGGCGTACCTGGGCGTGGACATGACCGAGGAGGCCAGCGCATGA